The Candidatus Sulfotelmatobacter sp. genome includes a window with the following:
- a CDS encoding DUF5752 family protein — translation MNEAAPPAAKAAHPLSGVVHLVRPVGPRARGLASLRTAIAELPDRSLFYHCVHQRLRHPSGDEPPPDDLAAWAATVLQDREAAERLAFAAQTRNGGASELRAALLEVLDALVSRSRHDVEVPDEAALVLLSAESVPIATGREPSSGADLLEDLANSHVEVWFYHLVEQPWFDSGRTPLLEWLRASGEERLAALLAEFADGHLALLAARERVLRRWRMSTLPRRLADAGRSPDVSRREAGRDAVTRLVRRVRRASGPGS, via the coding sequence ATGAACGAGGCGGCACCGCCGGCCGCGAAGGCCGCGCATCCGCTCTCGGGCGTCGTTCATCTGGTACGCCCGGTGGGCCCGCGCGCCCGGGGTCTTGCTTCGCTGCGCACCGCCATCGCCGAGCTCCCCGATCGGTCGCTCTTCTACCACTGCGTGCATCAGCGCCTGCGGCACCCGAGCGGCGACGAGCCGCCGCCGGATGATCTTGCGGCCTGGGCGGCGACCGTGCTGCAGGATCGCGAGGCCGCCGAACGGCTGGCGTTCGCGGCCCAAACCCGCAACGGCGGGGCGAGCGAGCTGCGCGCGGCGCTGCTCGAGGTGCTCGACGCGCTGGTCTCGCGCTCACGTCACGACGTCGAGGTGCCCGACGAGGCGGCACTCGTGCTCCTGTCCGCGGAATCCGTCCCGATCGCGACCGGACGCGAGCCTTCGAGCGGCGCCGATCTGCTCGAGGATCTCGCGAACTCGCACGTCGAGGTGTGGTTCTACCACCTCGTCGAACAGCCGTGGTTCGATTCGGGTCGAACTCCGTTGCTCGAATGGCTGCGCGCCAGCGGCGAGGAGCGGCTGGCCGCGCTGCTCGCGGAGTTCGCGGACGGCCATCTCGCGCTGCTCGCGGCGCGCGAGCGCGTGCTGCGCCGCTGGCGCATGAGCACGTTGCCCCGACGCCTGGCCGACGCTGGCCGCTCGCCCGACGTCTCGCGCCGCGAGGCCGGGCGCGACGCCGTGACGCGCCTGGTGCGTCGCGTTCGGCGGGCGAGCGGCCCGGGGTCATGA